The following is a genomic window from Bacteroidota bacterium.
ATACGATCTCCACCAGGAATATGATCAAACCTCCGCCGGTGCTTTCGAGGCGTTGACCAAACTCAGCAATAATGGCAAATGGTAAACGTGCAACAATTCCAACCATGATCAATAATGAAATACCGTTTCCGATACCTTTATCGGTGATACGCTCACCCAACCACATAACAAACATGGTACCCGTTACCAAAATAAGTGTAGACTGGAAATAGAAATAAAAACCCTGAGGGCCAATGTGCGGAATGATCTGTGAAGCAATATATCCCGGAGCCTGTAGTATTGTAACCACAATGGTGAGCATCCGTGTGTATTGATTAATTTTTTTGCGTCCACTCTCTCCTTCTTTCTGTAATTTTTGAAAATAAGGAATGGCCATGCTCAATAACTGAATAACGATGGATGCCGAAATGTATGGCATAATGCCCAAACCAAATACGGAAGCACGTGAAAAAGCTCCACCGGCAAAAATATTAATGAGTCCAACAATACCTTCCGCTTCATGACCAGAATTAGCAAGACGGGATGGATCAACACCAGGCAATACGATATACG
Proteins encoded in this region:
- a CDS encoding preprotein translocase subunit SecY — protein: MKKLIEIIKNIWSIEDLRVRILNTLGFILIYRLGSYIVLPGVDPSRLANSGHEAEGIVGLINIFAGGAFSRASVFGLGIMPYISASIVIQLLSMAIPYFQKLQKEGESGRKKINQYTRMLTIVVTILQAPGYIASQIIPHIGPQGFYFYFQSTLILVTGTMFVMWLGERITDKGIGNGISLLIMVGIVARLPFAIIAEFGQRLESTGGGLIIFLVEIV